AAGCAAATGCGCCTATCGACGTAGCCTGGACCGCCGCTTTTATCTTGTCAATTTATTGTAGAGCCAGGCCCACGCGTAGCCGAAAAGCCAAGCTGTTAGGACCGCTATGACGAAACTGATAATGAAGTTGCCGATGGGAATCTCGCGCCACATGAGAGACGCCACGTCCGCGCCCATGAACTGGGAATTGTAAAAGTAGCGGAAAGTGACCGGCGCGAACAGCCGGATCAGATGTAAGAGAAGGTAAAACGTCCCGGTGAGAATAGCGAGGGAAGTTGCGAATGCGGATGGCTTCAGCATAGCCTTAACTCCGGCTTAACTTAAAGCCTTCGTAGGCGAGATAGCCGGAGACGACAAGGGCGACCACGCTCACCCAATGAGGCACGACCCAGCCTTCAAAGACGGCCTCCCATCCAAGGAGAAGTCTCAAAAGATGGAGCGCGGCAATGGTAAGGAAGATCACGCCCGCGGTCTTGAGATAGGCTTTCCGCGACATGCGGGATCAAACTATCTCCGCGTCTGGCCCCTGTCAATCCAGCGCCCGCAATGCAATGAGTGGACTTCGAGCGATGACTGGATTATTAGAACACAGACGAGTGCTATGATCGATTTCGACGGCAGAAAGATTCCTACCGATCTCGGCGAGATCGTCGAGCCGGCGCACACGGTCCTTCTCGTGTGGGACATGCAGAACGATCAGGCAGGCGGCTCTTTCAACAAAACCGAGCTGATCAAGAACGCGCCGCCCCTGATCGCCGCGGCGCGCCATGCCGGTATCAAACCGGTTTACACCCGCCAGACTCCCTTTTTGTGGAAAGACGAATCGCCGGCGTG
The DNA window shown above is from Candidatus Binatia bacterium and carries:
- a CDS encoding DUF5676 family membrane protein, encoding MLKPSAFATSLAILTGTFYLLLHLIRLFAPVTFRYFYNSQFMGADVASLMWREIPIGNFIISFVIAVLTAWLFGYAWAWLYNKLTR